Below is a genomic region from Streptantibioticus cattleyicolor NRRL 8057 = DSM 46488.
GGGGAGATCGAGAACGTCCTGCGCGGCCACCCCGGGGTGCGGGACGCCATCGTCACCACCACACCGGTCACCACCGGGTCCGCCGAACCCGCCCTCGTCGCCTACCTGGTGCGGGCGAGCCGGACGGAACACCGCACGGAATCGTGGGCCGTCCTGGACGACGACGCGTTCGCCGCCCTCCTCCGCGACCATCTGCGGGACCACCTGCCCCGCTACATGGTCCCCGGTCACCTGGTCGTCCTGCCCCGGTTCCCGCTCAACCCGAGCGGCAAGGTCGACCGCGCCGCGCTGCCGGTCCCCGAACTCGGCGGCGTGGGACGGCACGTGGGCCCCCGTGACGAGATCGAACGGGTACTGGCCGGCATCTGGTCCCAGGTCCTCGGCCGACAGCACAGCGACGTCACGGAGGACTTCTTCGAGATCGGCGGCGATTCGCTCAAAAGCATCCAGGTCGTCCACCGCGCGCGCGAGGCCGGACTCACCCTCACCGTCAGCCACATCTTCCACCACCCCACCATCGAGGAACTCGGGGCCCATCTGCGGCAGGAGACCGCGGCCGGCACGCCTGCGGAGCCCGTACCCGAACCGCTGGTGTCAGGCACCGCCGAGGAGCGGGCGGACAACGCCGGCCGGGAACGGGAGAGCCGGTGAAGAACCGATGGCTGCTGCGCTTCCCGCCCCGCCCGCAGGCACGGATGCGCCTGCTGTGCCTGGCCGGGGCGGGCGCCGCGGCGTCGATGTACCGCTCCTGGTCCCAACACCTCCAGCCCGAGGTGGAAGTCTGCGCCGTCCAGCTGCCCGGCCGCGGCGCCCGGCTGCGTGAGGCGCCGTTCACGAGGATGGAGCCGCTGGCCGACGCCCTCACCGACGTGGTCCGGGCCGAGTCGGACCGCCCGATGGCGATCTTCGGTCACAGTCTCGGCTCGCTGATCGGGTTCGAGGTGGCCAGCCGCCTGCTCAGCACCGGCGCGGACACACCACTCCGGCTGATCGCCGCGGCACACCGGGCCCCACGGCTGGGCAGCGCGCGCCTGCCGTACCACCGCCTGCCCACGCCGGAGCTGATCGACGTCATGGGAGGGCTCGGCGGGACACCCCCCGACCTCCTCGCGATGCCGGACGTCATGCGGCTGACCCTGCCCGCCGTCCGGGCCGACTTCGAGATCGACTACACCTACCGGTACCGGGAACGGCCCCCGCTCCCCGTCCCCATCAGCGTGTTCGGCGGCATCGACGACACGACCGTCTCCAAGGCGGAACTGGAGGCGTGGCAGGAACACACCAGCACCGGGTTCAGCCTTCGCCTGCTACCCGGCGACCACTTCTTCCACGAAGGACCAGGCGGCCCGCGGATGCTCGCGCGGATACGCCGGGAACTCCTCCAACACGTCTGACCGGCCCGGCCGACCGCAACCGAAAAGGAGTGCCGACATGTTCGAGGACGGCGACGACCGCCGCTATCTCGTGGTGCGCAACCACGAGGAACAGTATGCGATATGGCCAAAGGACCATGAGATGCCGCCGGGCTGGGACCCGGTGGGCGTGGCCGGCAGCAAGCCGGAGTGCCTGGCCCACATCGAGAAGACATGGACCGACATGCGTCCGCTCAGCCTCCGGTCCGCGCCGGAACTCTGCCTCCACCAGGTGTTCGCCGCCCAGGTGGCGCGCACCCCGGACGCCCCGGCCGTCCGGGACGGGCGGGAAGAACTCACCTACCGGCAACTCGACGAGCGGGCCTCCCGGCTCGCGGCCGTGATCCTGCGCCAGGTGTCCGGACCCGGCGCCCGCGTCGGCATCTGCCTGCGACGCGGCAACAACGTGGTGACCGCGATCCTGGCCGTGCTCAAGGCCGGCTGCGCCTACGTACCGCTCGACCCCGACTACCCGCCGGAACGGGTGCGCTTCATGGCCCAGGACGCCTCGGTCGACATGGTGCTGGCGGACCCCGGTACGCGTTCGGCGCCCGATGCGGCACGTGTCGTCACCGTCGAGGACAGCCTGTGGTCGGACGACGCACCCCGCGCCGACGACGTCCAGGTGGGCCCGGACGCACCCGCCTACGTCATCTACACCTCGGGATCGAGCGGACGGCCCAAGGGGGTCGTGGTCTCGCACCGCAATGTGACCGCGCTCCTCGACGCCTGCGACCGGATCCTCGACACCGACGGCACGGACGTGTGGACGCTCTTCCACTCCTACTGCTTCGACTTCTCGGTCTGGGAGATGTGGGGGGCGTTGTCGCACGGCGCGACACTCGTGGTGGTACCGGCCGACGTCGCCCGGTCCCCCGAGGCCATGCTCGACCTGCTGCGCGAACAACGGGTGACCGTGCTCAACCAGGTGCCCTCGGTGTTCCGGTACCTGTCGCGCGCCGCGACCGGTGCGAAGGCCACGGGAGCCGGAACGGCGCTCAAGTACGTGGTCTTCGGCGGCGAGGCCGTCGACGTCGAAGCGGTCCGCGACTGGCGGCGGGCCCACGGCACGCGCACCGAGTTCGTCAACATGTACGGCATCACCGAGACCACGGTCTTCGCGACATACCGACGGCTGCCCGCCGACGAGATCGACGCGCCGCCCGCCCCGCCCGGGGCGGACCCGTCGGCACCGGACGGCGCGGAGACCACCGGCACCCGGCGGAACCCTCCCGACCCAGCGCTCAACATCGGCCTGCCGCTGAACGGATTCGACATCGCGCTGCTCACCGAGGACGGCCTTCCGGCCCGCCCGGGAGAGATCGGCGAGATCCACCTGGCAGGCCCGCAACTGGCCATCGGATACCTGGAGCGGCCGGAGCTGACGGCTGAGCGCTACCCCGTGCTGTCCCTGCGCGGCGAGGCCCCCCGCCGCTACTACCGCAGCGGCGACCTGGCCGTGGCCCGGGAGGACGGCACGCTGGAGTTCGCCGGACGCGCGGACGACCAGGTGAAGATCAACGGGTACCGGATAGAGATCGGCGAGGTCGAGTCCGCATTGCGGACCGCCGAGGGCGTCGGCGATCTGGTGGTGGTCCCGACCACCAGCCGGATCGGCGAACGGACGCTCGTCGCCTTCTACACGACGACGGACGACGGCGCACCGGACACGCTCTCCGAACGGCTGGCCGGCCACGCCAGGACCGCCCTGCCGGCCTTCATGGTGCCGAGCCGGTTCGTCAACGTGCCCACCCTGCCGCTGAGCCCCTCGGGAAAGACCGACAAGCGGGCGCTCGCCGAGCAACTGCGCTAGCCCGTACGGGAGGACAAATGGACGACAACCGATCGCGGGACCTCGACGGAGCTCGGACCACGCTGACCCAGCACCTTCCCCTGTCGGTCAACCAGGAGGCGATGTGGGTCACTTGGCAGATAGACCCCACCAAGTGGGAACACATCATTCCGCTGGCGCTGGACGTCAAGGGCGTCCTGGACCTTCCCCGCCTGCGAGCGGCCGTCGCCCAGCTGAGCCGACGCCACCCCATGCTGCGGGCACGCGTCCGTGACGTCTCCGGGCACCTGTGCCTCGACTGGGCCGGCACCGCCTCGCTCCCGGTGACCGTGCGCGCCGTCACCGCCCCGCGCGACGAAGCGGTCATCGCCGCCCGTTCCCCGTTCGACCTGGACGAAGGCCCACTGGCCCGGGTGGAGGTGCTGGAGGGACCCGACTACACCGTCCTGCTGATAACGGTGCACCACATCGTCCTGGACGGCACCGCGACCCCGCTGCTCCTCGACGATCTGCGCCGCGCCTACGCGGGGGAGGACCTGGGGCTGCCGGAGGACCTCACACCACTGGTGGACCACGCCCGACGCTCACGGGAGGCCGCCGACGGGGCGATCGGCGAGGAATCGCGGCGCTACTGGCGCGACGAGTTGGCGGACATGCCACCCGCCCGCACCCTCCCGGTGCGATCCGCCGAAGGGGCGCGGGCACTGACGCCGTTCACCGTGGACGCCCAACTGAGCCGGCAGGCACGCCGACTCGCCAGGGAACTGGGCGTCTCCTACTTCACCGTGATGCTCGGCGCCCTGTTCATCACGCTCTCCCATCACACCGGCAGCGACGACCTGATCGTCTCCGCGCCCTATCACGGCAGATCGGACAAGCGACTTGGGGAACGGGTCGGTTACTTCGTCAACGTGCTGCCGTTCCGCCAGAAGCTGTGCCCCTCCGACACCTACGAGCGGTTCCTGCGGAAACTGCGCACCACCGTGCGTGACGGGCTGAAACACGGCGACCTGCCGCTCCCATCGATCCTACGGGCCGCCCACCTCGTGGGACCGGACGCCCGTGCCCACACCCACCAGGTGGTGTTCGAGTACTGGGACACCACCAGCACCAGCGGACTGGATGTGCACCGCTTCGAACTCGTCGGCGGCGGCTCCCGGTGCCGACTCAGCTACCTCGACTCGACGGACGTCGCCGACTACCGGCTCACGGCGCAGCTCAACGAGGGCAGCACCGGTAGCAGGATGCTGTGGAAGGACCCGGGCGGCACCGTCGGGCCCACCGCCCTGGCAGCGCTGACACGTGACTACCTGTCCATCGTGGCCGACATGGTGGCCGACCCGGGTCGCACCCTCGGCGAGGCGACGGCACGGCTGCCCGCCGTCGTCCTCCCGGACACCGGCGGCACGGAGCCGGCCGAGGACACCGAACGCCCCCGCGAACCGGCGGGCACGGCGGCCACGCCCGCGTCGGCCGCAATGCTCGGTGAAATCTGGCGCGAGGTACTGCGGATCCCCGAGGTGTCCGCCGACGATTCCTTCTTCGAGCTGGGCGGGCACTCCCTGCTCGCCACCACGCTGCTGAACCGGATCACGGAGCGCCTCGGTGTCGAGCTGTCCGTACGCGATCTGTTCAGCCACCCCAGGTTCGGCCGGCTCGCCGAGGTCATCGACGACCGCCGCGCCGCCGCCCCGGTGGACGCGGACGACACACCGCACCCCGAGGAGACCTGGGAGGACGTCTTCCCGGCCTCGGTCTTCCAGGAGAGCATCTGGCTGGCCGAACGCCTCGACCCCGCGCACGCCAAATACCACATCCCGCTCCTGTGGAAGGTACGGGGAACCCTCGACGGTGACGCCCTCTCCCGCGCACTCGCGCTGCTGGTCTCCCGGCACGAGATCCTGCGTACCCGTTTCGTCGACAAGGACGGCAGGCTCTACCAGGAGGTCACCGAGCCCTGGGCTCCCTTGGTGGACCGGCTCGACGTGACCGCCGCCGCCGAGGCCGGCCAACGGCAGTGGCTGCGGAAGTGGTCCGACACCACCACCAGCGCCTTCGACCCCTCCACCGCACGGCTGCTCGCGGCCGGCTGGTTCTCCCTGCCGGACGGCGGCCAGTTGTTCTCCCTCTGCCTGCACCACCTGGTACTCGACGGGGAGTCCGTCCCCGTCCTCGTCCGCGACCTGGAACGTTGTTACCAGCAGGCGGCGGGCCTGGCATCCGGGCCGCTCCCGGAACCCGGCCAGTACCGCGAGCTGGTCTTCGCCCAGCAGACCGAATCAGCCCGGTCCAGAACGGCGGCGGACCTGGCGTACTGGCAAGACCACCTCTCCGGCGCCCCGGCCTCCCTCGGACTGGCCGGGCCCCGCGCCGCGGGCGAATCCGGCAACATCCCCCTGCGACTCGACGGCGACACGGCACAGCGGCTGACCGCCCTCGGCACGGAGCGGAACGCCTCCCGGTTCATGGTGACCGCCGCGGCCTTGGCGGCGGTGCTGCACCGGGCGTCCGGGCTGCCGGACATCACCTTCGGCGTCCCGGTGGCGAGCAGGTCGGCAGGTGTCTTCGACGATGTCATCGGGCCGTGCATGAACACCCTCGTGCTGCGTTCCCGCTGCGGGGCGGAGACGACCTACTCGGATCTGCTGCGAACGGTGCGGGAAGAAGTCATCGCGGCCTTCGAGCACCAAAGCGCCCCGTTCGACGACGTGGTCCGGCGGCTACGGCCCCCACGGTCGCGAGGACGAACGCCCTTCGTCGACTGCCTGCTCAACAGCGTCGGGATGGACCAGTGGTCGGCCACGCTCGGCGACGCCCGCCTGGTCTTCCTCGATCAGGACCTGCGGGGCGAAGAAGTTAGCAAGTTCCCCCTCACCGTGACCTTCACCACGGCGCAGGACGTGGTGGAGGGGAACCTCGCCTACCGCGGCGACTGCCTCGACGCGGCAGGCGCGCTGCGGTTGACGGACGAAATCACCACGGTGCTCGGTGACTTCACGGCACTGCTGCCGCGACGGGTGTTCGACGCCGATCCGACCAGGGAGCTCTGAAGCGGCGTGACCAGCAGGTTCCGATTCGGTGTCATCCTCGTCCCGGGTCCCGGGCGCCAGGAGTGGTGGCAGAGCTGTCGCACCGCCGAACGGCTCGGCTACGACGTCATCGCGGTCCCCGACCACCTCGGGGTACAGGCCCCGTTCCCCGCGATGGTCTCCGCCGCCGCCGCGACGGAGCGGGTGCGCCTGACCACCTACGTCCTCAACAGCGCCTTCTGGAATCCCACCCTCCTGGCCAGGGAGATCCTCAGCACGGACCTCCTCACCGACGGCCGGGTCGAGGTGGGGCTGGGCACCGGATACGTTCGCGCGGAATTCGACAAGGCCCGGGTCGAGTGGGGCACCGCCGGCAGCCGGGTGCGACGGCTGGAAGAGGCCATCGTCTCCCTGCTTGGCCATCTGGCGGATCCCCGCGGCCTCGGCTTCACGCACGCACCGCCACAACTGCCGCTGCTGGTCGGCGGAAACGGTGACCGGGTGCTGCGACTGGCCGCGGCACACGCGGACATCGTCTCGTTCGCCGGTGCGGTACTCGCGCCAGGCTCCTCACGAGGCACGTTGCGACTGATCGACGGCGACGCCATGGCGGAAAGGGTCAGGTATTTCGAGAACGTGGCGGGCGACCGCGCCGCCCGGCCGGAACGCAACATCCTCGTGCAGTCGGTGGTGGTGACCGCCGACCGGCGGGGCACCACCGAGGCGCTGCGCCGCCGCATGCCGTACCTCACGGCCGAGCAGGTGGCCGACGTTCCCACACTGCTGATCGGGACTTCGAAGGAGATCGCGACCATGCTCCTGGAACGGCGGGAACGCTACGGGTTCTCCTACGTCTGCGTCCAGGAACGCGACATGACCGCCTTCGCCCCGGTGATCGAGCTCCTGGCCGGGGAGTGACAACACACCGCTCAGCATGGCCCTCGCGCGGCACGCTCGTTGCCGATCGTCGACCTGGACGGCGGCCTGGTCCACGTACGCCCTGGTGAAGCGGGACGTGACCGTATCCGCTGCCGGGTTGACGGGCGGCGCCGGCGACGGCCCGGGGCGGCAGCCGGGGGAGCCGGGGACCGCACTGCTCCGGCCCCGGGGCGTTCGCGCCCGAGTCCGCCGGCCATCGTGCGCAGAACCAGCCCCATCCGGCGCCCTCATGGGTTCCCTGGCGTTGATCAGTTGTTGTGCGGTCGTGTTCGCGGCGCGAGTCGTGTTCCCGTCAATCCGCTCCGCCCACTGGATATGACCAGGGACCCGCGCCGGAAACCCGACCACACGTGGTGAAGGGGGATGTCTTCATGAGCACCGGGAAGCAGGGGGCGACCGCCAGCGCGATGAGGGGCGGCACTGCGGTCCGTAACGGCGGTCGCTCCTGGTGGACGAGGGCCGCCGCCACGACTGGGCAGACCATCGCCCTGACGGCCGGCGCGACAGCACGGGTACCGGCCTTCGCAGCCGGCCACTCCACCGGCGCACGACCGGGCATCACCTGTGCAGTGCGATTCGTTCGCGGCCTGGAAGCTCTACGAGAACCTGGCGGGCCTGCAGGGCAGCGCCGCGGGCCAGACTCCTCCCGGCAGCATCCCGGCGGCCGGCTGGGTCCCCCTGGTGGCCCAACGCCGTCACCGATCCGCAGGACGGCAACCCGCCGGACACGGTGCACGGTATCCCGGGCAGCAGCAACGGCCATGTCGGGTTCGTCTCGGACGTCTACCCAGACGGGTCGATCACCGTCGAGTCCTACAACATGCGGGAGAACGGCGCATACTCGGTCGTCCAGGTGAAGTACGACAGCGGGTACACCGACACCAGCTTCGGGCTGTCCGCCTTCGGCGTTCCGTGGCCGGGCGGCTTCACCCGCATCGGCGATTCCGACCGCAGCCCGCCACGTCGTCCCCGTCCGAGGCCGCCGACCCCGGAGTCGTGCAGTCGCTCTACCCCTCGGCCACGTGGACCGGCATCCGTCGTGCCGGAACCCGGCCGCCGGAACCAGGGACGCATCATCCAGTTCAGGTCGCCAGCCCGTGGCGGTAGGCGTAGACGACGGCCTGGACGCGGTCGCGGAGCTGGAGTTTGGCGAGAATGCGGGAGACGAAGGTCTTGACGGTCTCCTGGCTGATGACGAGGGCCGCGGCGATCTCGCTGTTGGAGAGGCCCTCCGCGATGAGGCGGAGGACTTCCAACTCGCGTGGTGTGAGCGGGATGTCGCGGGAGGTGTTCTCGGCGGGACGGATGCGGGCGGCGTAGTGCCCGACGAGCCGGCGTGTCACGTCGGGGTCGAGGAGGGCCGCGCCGGTGGCCACGGTCCGGATGCCGTGGAGCAACCGGGCCGGAGGGGCGTCCTTGAGGAGGAAGCCGCTGGCGCCGACACGTAGTGCCTCGTAGACGTACTCGTCCAGGTTGAACGTGGTCACCACGAGGACTTTGACCGGGTGGGGCACTCCGACACCGGCCAGCAGTCGGGTGGCTTCGAGGCCGTCGAGGACCGGCATGCGGATGTCCATCACGACGACGTCGGGCTCCGCCTTCCGGGCGAGGTCGACCGCGGTCCGCCCGTCCGCGCACTCGCCCACCACCTCCATGTCGGGCTGGGCGCCGATGATGGTGACCAGGCCGGTGCGGACCAGCATCTGGTCGTCGCAGACCAGGACCCGGATCGGTGCGCTCACAAGGCGCCGCCGAGGGGGATGCGTGCCCGGACGGTGAAGCTGCCGTCCGCGCCGCGGCCGGCGCTGAAGTCGCCGTCCAGGACGTCGACGCGTTCCCGCAGGCCCGCAAGGCCCCGGCCGCTGCCGGTGGCGACGGCGGCGCGTGAGCCGGTTCCGTCCGTGCCGACCTCCACGGTGATCTCCCTCTCGCCGTACCGGATCTGTACGGAAGTGCGGCTGCCGTGAGCGTACTTGAGGGCGTTGGTCAGCGCCTCCTGCACCACCCGGTAGGCGACGAGGTCGGCGCTGCCCGTCGACGCCGGCGGTGTGCCCTGCTCGGTGAAGTCCACGGGCTGCCCGGCCCGGCGGGTCTGCTCGACGAGGGTGCCGACCCTGCCGACGGCCGGTGTCCTGGTCCGCGTGGCCTCCGCCGTGCCGACGCCGTGGTCGGGGTTGAGCAGGTCCAGCAGGTGGCGCAGGTCGGTGATGGCGCGGCGGCCGGTGTCGCTGACCGCGGTCAGGGACCGCTCCAGCCGCTCGGGTGCGGCAGTCAGGTAGCGGGCGGCTTCGGCCTGTACGACCATCGCGGTCACGTGGTGGGTCACCACGTCGTGCAACTCGCGGGCGATGCGGGTGCGTTCGGCGGCACGGACCTCGGCGGCCACGCTCTCGCGGCGTTCGGCCTCCGCGGCTCGACCGGAACGCAGCCACGCCCCCGCCCCCCAGGCCAGAGTGAGAACCAGGTAGAACGTCACGAACCCCGTCGGTGTCTCGCCGCCCGAACCGAGCCGGCTGAGCGCGATCGCCAGTGGCACGTATGCCACGGAGAGAAGGATCACGGTGGTGCGCCGGCGTTGTTCCAGATGGGAGCCCGCACTGATCAGCGCGATGGGCAGGGTGGCACCGGCGACCGAGTGGTAGCCGCGCAACTGGTCGAGAGCGAAGCCGCACGCGACCAGCGCGAGGCAGACGACCGGCCACCGCCGGCGCACCACGAGGGAGAGGCATTCGAGGGCGAGGGCCACGCCGGCGAGCGCGTCGAAGGGGCGGGTCGGCAGGTCCCCGACCTGCGTCCCGTGGCCGCGCAGCCCCGGCAGGAACGACGCGACCAGGAACAGTGTCCCCAGGGGGAGGTCGCGCAGGGTGACGTCGAGTCGGCGCCACGTCTGGTCGGCCCCCTGAAGACTGATCACCGGGCGAGTGTAGCGAGGGCGTCGACGCGCCCGGCACGCTGCCGGGGGACGATGTGGCCGCGTCGGCGGGCCAGCCACAGGAAGGCAACCGTGAGCAGCGCGCCGAACAGCATCGCGTACACGCTGGCCTCCGGCCCGAACTCGCCGCCGCTGATCAGCCGGGGGCCCGACGTCGAGGCGTCCAGCAGCCCGTGTACGTCGCCGTTGCCCGAGACCTCGGTGCCGAAGATGCCGGACTCCGCGAAGTTCCAGCCGAAGTGCAGGCCGATCGGTAGCCACAGGGAACGGGTGGCGGCGTACGCGGCGGCGAGCATGCCGCCGGCCTCGAGCGCGATGGCGATGGCGCCCAGCACGGTGGCGTCCTTGTTGAGCAGGTGGACCGCGCCGAACACCACACCGGACAGCGCCAGCGCGATGTACGTTCCCAGACCTCGCTCCACGAGCCGGAAGAGCAGGCCACGGAACATCAGCTCCTCCGAGACGGCGGCGCCGGCCATGAAGCCGACCAGCCCGATCGCTCCGGTCGGCGAGCCCAGGCCGTGGACCTCGTAGTCCCCGAGGAAGGAGATGTTCGCGATGACGCACCCGAACATCGCGACCCCGATGACCAGGCCCCGCAGAAGCGACCCGGACGCTCCCTCGCGGGCCAGTTCCGCGACCGGGCGCCGCTCGGTGCGCCCCACGACCCATCGGTAGACGACCACCGAGAGCACGACCGCCACAGCGCCCAGGAGGAGTGAGAGCCACGGGTCGTCCCGCACCGCGGTGACGCTCCGACCGCCGACCGCACCGACCACGACCACGGCCAGGATCTGCCACACCAGTTTCAAGACGACTCCTTCTTCGTTCCCGTTCCCGGTTCTCGTCCGGTCCGCGAGCGGGCGCCGCGGCCGAACTGAACGCTAGGGAACCGGTGATCAGGAATCGTCACCTCACAGAGGACACCCGCGCGTAGCTCTCACGGGGGACAGCCCCCGCCACCCCGGTCCGGCTGAGCGGGCGGTCGACCGCCAGGCGGACAGGAGTTCAGAAGAACACCCCGCACCGCAGCAGCACGTTCGCGTACGGCCGGGCCTCCCCGGTCCGGACCACCAGACGCGCGTCCGCCGCGAGTTCCTTCAGCCGCTCGTGGGGGACGAGGGCCAGATCGGGGAAGCGGTCCTCCAGCAGCGCGGCCGTAGGCGGATTGGCCTGCCGTACCTCCGTCGCCGCCGTGGCGGCTTCGATCACCAGCTCGGCCAGCAGGCCGTCCAGGACCTCGGCGAAGGACGGCACCCCCGCGCGGAACGCCAGGTCCACCACGCGCGGCCCGGCCGGAATCGGCATGCCCGCGTCGCACACCAGTAACCCGTCGGTGTGCCCCAGTTCGGCCAGCGCCCCGCACAGGTGACGGTTGAGGATGCCGGTTTTCCTCACAGCGCGTCGACCTCCGCCGCCGTGGGGTAGGACTCCTGCGCGCCGTGCCTGGTGACGGCCACCGCGCCCACCCGGGCCGCGTAGCGGGCCGCCTCCTGCAAGGACGCTCCCGCGCCCAGCCGGCAGGCCAGCGCCGCGGTGAACGCGTCGCCCGCGCCCGTGGTGTCCACGGCGTCCACCGTCACCGACGGCACCCTGACCACCCGCTCGGGCCACGCCACCAGCGCGCCCTCGGCGCCCAGGGTGACGACCACCGAGCGCGGGCCGAGGGCGAGCAGCGCCCGCGCCCACCCTTGCGGATCCTCGCCAACGTCCGCGCCGCTCCCGTCCGCCCCGGCGAGGATCACCTTGGCCTCGTGCTCGTTGACGATCAGCGGGTCGCAGGCCTCCAGCAGTTCCCGCGGCAGCGGACGCGGCGGGGAGGGGTTGAGCACGAAACGGCTGCCGGGAGCCAGGTGCCGTACCGCCTCCACGACCGTCTCCAACGGGACCTCCAACTGCGCGGAGACCACCCGGGATGCCTGGAAGAGCCCGGCCGCCGCCCGCACGTCCTCGGGCGTGAGCCGGCCGTTGGCACCCGGCGAGACCACGATGCTGTTGTCCCCGGACGGGTCCACCGTGATCAGCGCCACCCCGGTGGGCGCCCCGCCCACCAGCACGCCCACCGGGTCCACCCCGGCCGCGCGCTGCGCGTCGAGCAGCAGCCGGCCGTGTGCGTCGTCGCCGACCCGGGCCAGCAGTGCCGTACGGGCCCCCAACCGGGCGGCGGCCACCGCCTGGT
It encodes:
- a CDS encoding TIGR03621 family F420-dependent LLM class oxidoreductase → MTSRFRFGVILVPGPGRQEWWQSCRTAERLGYDVIAVPDHLGVQAPFPAMVSAAAATERVRLTTYVLNSAFWNPTLLAREILSTDLLTDGRVEVGLGTGYVRAEFDKARVEWGTAGSRVRRLEEAIVSLLGHLADPRGLGFTHAPPQLPLLVGGNGDRVLRLAAAHADIVSFAGAVLAPGSSRGTLRLIDGDAMAERVRYFENVAGDRAARPERNILVQSVVVTADRRGTTEALRRRMPYLTAEQVADVPTLLIGTSKEIATMLLERRERYGFSYVCVQERDMTAFAPVIELLAGE
- a CDS encoding CPBP family intramembrane glutamic endopeptidase translates to MKLVWQILAVVVVGAVGGRSVTAVRDDPWLSLLLGAVAVVLSVVVYRWVVGRTERRPVAELAREGASGSLLRGLVIGVAMFGCVIANISFLGDYEVHGLGSPTGAIGLVGFMAGAAVSEELMFRGLLFRLVERGLGTYIALALSGVVFGAVHLLNKDATVLGAIAIALEAGGMLAAAYAATRSLWLPIGLHFGWNFAESGIFGTEVSGNGDVHGLLDASTSGPRLISGGEFGPEASVYAMLFGALLTVAFLWLARRRGHIVPRQRAGRVDALATLAR
- a CDS encoding response regulator, whose product is MSAPIRVLVCDDQMLVRTGLVTIIGAQPDMEVVGECADGRTAVDLARKAEPDVVVMDIRMPVLDGLEATRLLAGVGVPHPVKVLVVTTFNLDEYVYEALRVGASGFLLKDAPPARLLHGIRTVATGAALLDPDVTRRLVGHYAARIRPAENTSRDIPLTPRELEVLRLIAEGLSNSEIAAALVISQETVKTFVSRILAKLQLRDRVQAVVYAYRHGLAT
- the rbsD gene encoding D-ribose pyranase, which produces MRKTGILNRHLCGALAELGHTDGLLVCDAGMPIPAGPRVVDLAFRAGVPSFAEVLDGLLAELVIEAATAATEVRQANPPTAALLEDRFPDLALVPHERLKELAADARLVVRTGEARPYANVLLRCGVFF
- a CDS encoding sensor histidine kinase; the protein is MISLQGADQTWRRLDVTLRDLPLGTLFLVASFLPGLRGHGTQVGDLPTRPFDALAGVALALECLSLVVRRRWPVVCLALVACGFALDQLRGYHSVAGATLPIALISAGSHLEQRRRTTVILLSVAYVPLAIALSRLGSGGETPTGFVTFYLVLTLAWGAGAWLRSGRAAEAERRESVAAEVRAAERTRIARELHDVVTHHVTAMVVQAEAARYLTAAPERLERSLTAVSDTGRRAITDLRHLLDLLNPDHGVGTAEATRTRTPAVGRVGTLVEQTRRAGQPVDFTEQGTPPASTGSADLVAYRVVQEALTNALKYAHGSRTSVQIRYGEREITVEVGTDGTGSRAAVATGSGRGLAGLRERVDVLDGDFSAGRGADGSFTVRARIPLGGAL
- a CDS encoding AMP-binding protein encodes the protein MFEDGDDRRYLVVRNHEEQYAIWPKDHEMPPGWDPVGVAGSKPECLAHIEKTWTDMRPLSLRSAPELCLHQVFAAQVARTPDAPAVRDGREELTYRQLDERASRLAAVILRQVSGPGARVGICLRRGNNVVTAILAVLKAGCAYVPLDPDYPPERVRFMAQDASVDMVLADPGTRSAPDAARVVTVEDSLWSDDAPRADDVQVGPDAPAYVIYTSGSSGRPKGVVVSHRNVTALLDACDRILDTDGTDVWTLFHSYCFDFSVWEMWGALSHGATLVVVPADVARSPEAMLDLLREQRVTVLNQVPSVFRYLSRAATGAKATGAGTALKYVVFGGEAVDVEAVRDWRRAHGTRTEFVNMYGITETTVFATYRRLPADEIDAPPAPPGADPSAPDGAETTGTRRNPPDPALNIGLPLNGFDIALLTEDGLPARPGEIGEIHLAGPQLAIGYLERPELTAERYPVLSLRGEAPRRYYRSGDLAVAREDGTLEFAGRADDQVKINGYRIEIGEVESALRTAEGVGDLVVVPTTSRIGERTLVAFYTTTDDGAPDTLSERLAGHARTALPAFMVPSRFVNVPTLPLSPSGKTDKRALAEQLR
- a CDS encoding thioesterase II family protein, with the protein product MKNRWLLRFPPRPQARMRLLCLAGAGAAASMYRSWSQHLQPEVEVCAVQLPGRGARLREAPFTRMEPLADALTDVVRAESDRPMAIFGHSLGSLIGFEVASRLLSTGADTPLRLIAAAHRAPRLGSARLPYHRLPTPELIDVMGGLGGTPPDLLAMPDVMRLTLPAVRADFEIDYTYRYRERPPLPVPISVFGGIDDTTVSKAELEAWQEHTSTGFSLRLLPGDHFFHEGPGGPRMLARIRRELLQHV
- a CDS encoding condensation domain-containing protein: MDDNRSRDLDGARTTLTQHLPLSVNQEAMWVTWQIDPTKWEHIIPLALDVKGVLDLPRLRAAVAQLSRRHPMLRARVRDVSGHLCLDWAGTASLPVTVRAVTAPRDEAVIAARSPFDLDEGPLARVEVLEGPDYTVLLITVHHIVLDGTATPLLLDDLRRAYAGEDLGLPEDLTPLVDHARRSREAADGAIGEESRRYWRDELADMPPARTLPVRSAEGARALTPFTVDAQLSRQARRLARELGVSYFTVMLGALFITLSHHTGSDDLIVSAPYHGRSDKRLGERVGYFVNVLPFRQKLCPSDTYERFLRKLRTTVRDGLKHGDLPLPSILRAAHLVGPDARAHTHQVVFEYWDTTSTSGLDVHRFELVGGGSRCRLSYLDSTDVADYRLTAQLNEGSTGSRMLWKDPGGTVGPTALAALTRDYLSIVADMVADPGRTLGEATARLPAVVLPDTGGTEPAEDTERPREPAGTAATPASAAMLGEIWREVLRIPEVSADDSFFELGGHSLLATTLLNRITERLGVELSVRDLFSHPRFGRLAEVIDDRRAAAPVDADDTPHPEETWEDVFPASVFQESIWLAERLDPAHAKYHIPLLWKVRGTLDGDALSRALALLVSRHEILRTRFVDKDGRLYQEVTEPWAPLVDRLDVTAAAEAGQRQWLRKWSDTTTSAFDPSTARLLAAGWFSLPDGGQLFSLCLHHLVLDGESVPVLVRDLERCYQQAAGLASGPLPEPGQYRELVFAQQTESARSRTAADLAYWQDHLSGAPASLGLAGPRAAGESGNIPLRLDGDTAQRLTALGTERNASRFMVTAAALAAVLHRASGLPDITFGVPVASRSAGVFDDVIGPCMNTLVLRSRCGAETTYSDLLRTVREEVIAAFEHQSAPFDDVVRRLRPPRSRGRTPFVDCLLNSVGMDQWSATLGDARLVFLDQDLRGEEVSKFPLTVTFTTAQDVVEGNLAYRGDCLDAAGALRLTDEITTVLGDFTALLPRRVFDADPTREL